A single Salminus brasiliensis chromosome 20, fSalBra1.hap2, whole genome shotgun sequence DNA region contains:
- the spaw gene encoding southpaw, with amino-acid sequence MAPMALFYALVLSLANIGCMGIQHTIRPHVRPPKATSEGYSSAVHPASRYPLYMMQLYRDYKSVDAGKKSALRDATPTLHESDSVLSLVAKVFVGRVNKATVSLSLTAVSFSCSPDCHQIGERWTVTFDMSSLLANEDIQLCELRLRLPAFAASKRAVVDLYHSREDACEPGVKLCRERRLFLGSIKPSAGAIVSSSSWRVFNVTTLLTHWLRQESGDDHSLPSEDSPFGQDEEAVVKVAETTEGSGEDASEPVLARMRKVRHPTANRVIVVVFSKRTQARGQLRAHTLIRTVEHSKYVVLQRAGDVSQNRRHKRNRLEVDHFRPVLGQGVTSSPAESAQRPLCRRVDMWVDFDQIGWNEWIVHPKRYNAFRCEGECPIPLDESFKPTNHAYMQSLLKLYHPERVTCPSCVPTRLSSLSMLYYEGDDVVLRHHEDMIVEECGCH; translated from the exons ATGGCACCAATGGCATTGTTTTACGCTCTGGTATTGAGTCTGGCGAACATTGGCTGCATGGGGATCCAGCACACGATAAGACCGCACGTACGGCCTCCTAAAGCTACAAGTGAAGGCTACAGCTCTGCAGTGCACCCAGCCAGCAGGTACCCACTGTACATGATGCAACTCTATCGAGACTACAAGTCTGTGGACGCAGGGAAGAAAAGCGCCCTAAGAGATGCCACACCAACTCTCCACGAGTCTGACTCCGTGCTCAGTCTGGTCGCTAAAG TATTTGTGGGCCGGGTGAATAAGGCTACTGTTTCTCTGTCCCTAACGGCCGTTTCGTTCTCTTGTTCACCAGACTGCCACCAGATTGGGGAGAGATGGACAGTCACTTTCGACATGTCATCTCTTTTGGCCAATGAAGACATTCAACTCTGTGAGCTTCGCCTCCGCCTGCCCGCGTTCGCCGCGTCCAAGCGGGCCGTGGTGGATCTCTATCACTCCCGAGAAGACGCCTGCGAACCGGGCGTCAAGCTTTGCCGTGAGCGGCGCCTCTTTCTCGGCAGCATCAAGCCCTCAGCCGGCGCTATtgtgtcctcctcctcctggcgTGTTTTCAACGTGACCACTCTGCTTACACACTGGCTGCGCCAAGAAAGCGGGGATGACCACTCTCTTCCCAGTGAGGACTCACCGTTCGGACAAGACGAAGAGGCGGTCGTGAAAGTGGCGGAAACTACAGAGGGCAGCGGAGAAGACGCCTCCGAGCCTGTACTTGCAAGGATGCGCAAGGTACGCCATCCTACCGCAAACAGGGTCATTGTAGTAGTGTTTTCGAAGAGAACACAGGCTAGAGGTCAGCTGCGTGCGCATACTCTCATCCGCACAGTGGAACACTCCAAATACGTCGTCCTACAGCGCGCCGGTGACGTCAGCCAGAACCGTCGGCACAAGCGGAACCGACTCGAGGTGGACCATTTTCGGCCTGTGCTGGGGCAGGGCGTGACTAGCTCTCCTGCAGAGTCTGCTCAGAGACCGCTGTGCAGGCGAGTGGACATGTGGGTGGACTTTGACCAAATCGGCTGGAACGAATGGATCGTGCACCCCAAACGCTACAACGCGTTCCGCTGCGAAGGCGAGTGTCCTATTCCACTGGACGAATCCTTCAAGCCCACCAATCACGCCTACATGCAG AGTCTGCTGAAGCTCTATCATCCAGAGAGGGTCACCTGTCCGTCCTGCGTGCCGACTCGTCTCAGCTCGCTCTCCATGCTCTATTACGAGGGCGACGATGTGGTTCTGCGCCACCATGAGGACATGATTGTAGAAGAGTGTGGCTGTCACTGA
- the sftpbb gene encoding surfactant protein Bb, with amino-acid sequence MFVVTAAFCLLAFASLLPAGKTKTIGPYSPPLKTSSLSMTKNMCADCTEIIELFLDMLSKQNAQELIQESLNELCRRLPEVSVVNDCMQKVETYLPVVIKGFLSFTTHKEGDICMVLGLCATQPENKAPEILHVSMEADGLIQAQPSTGTGHKVQISPQCTFCLFIIKKLEDMLPKERTEESVVKALEKICDHLPDHYKEQCNNFLETYGKQILDFLLTSATPHTICTLLHLCLIQERSAMVPYIPSECQSCRTLVILTQIRIGQNATKLQTSSALWKTCHLHPNALPGCELFVQKHGVSLMRIMGKQEEAINACQKFFCMGQE; translated from the exons ATGTTTGTGGTAACTGCTGCATTTTGTCTGCTCGCCTTTGCGAGTCTCCTGCCGGCAG GAAAGACAAAAACCATAGGACCGTACTCCCCGCCTCTGAAAACATCCAGCCTTTCAATG ACTAAAAACATGTGTGCCGACTGTACCGAGATCATAGAGCTTTTTTTGGACATGCTCTCCAAACAAAACGCACAG gaaCTGATCCAGGAGTCTCTTAATGAGCTTTGTCGACGTCTTCCAGAGGTCTCAGTTGTTAATGACTGTATGCAAAAAGTGGAAACCTACCTGCCAGTTGTCATTAAAGGTTTCCTTTCCTTCACC ACGCACAAGGAGGGTGACATTTGCATGGTGCTTGGACTGTGTGCTACCCAGCCAGAAAACAAAGCTCCAGAAATTCTCCATGTTAGCATGGAGGCAGATGGGTTAATCCAAGCACAGCCTTCAACGGGGACTGGTCATAAG GTACAAATAAGTCCCCAGTGCACATTCTGTCTTTTTATTATCAAAAAACTGGAAGACATGTTGCCAAAAGAGAGAACTGAA GAAAGTGTAGTGAAGGCCCTGGAGAAAATCTGTGATCACTTGCCTGATCACTACAAAGAGCAGTGCAACAACTTCCTGGAAACGTATGGCAAGCAGATCCTTGACTTCCTGCTCACCTCTGCCACTCCACATACGATTTGCACTCTGCTGCATTTGTGTCTCATCCAGGAGAGATCTGCTATGG TGCCCTACATACCATCTGAATGTCAGTCCTGCAGAACCCTAGTGATACTGACACAGATCCGCATAGGCCAGAATGCTACTAAGCTTCAGACATCCTCTGCACTGTGGAAGACCTGCCATCTCCACCCCAATGCTCTTCCTGGG TGCGAGTTGTTCGTTCAGAAGCATGGCGTGTCACTCATGAGGATTATGGGCAAACAAGAAGAAGCCATAAATGCATGCCAG AAGTTCTTCTGTATGGGACAAGAATAG
- the usp39 gene encoding ubiquitin carboxyl-terminal hydrolase 39 — MANLKRERDIDDDEEEEVRGKVPRSHDTEDKRSRHCPYLDTINRSVLDFDFEKLCSISLSHINVYACLICGKYFQGRGLKSHAYTHSVQFTHHVFLNLHTLKFYCLPDNYEIIDSSLEDITYVLKPTFTKQHISNLDKQGKLYRAYDGTTYLPGIVGLNNIKANDYANVVLQALSNVPPLRNYFLEEENYHGIRRPPGDIMFLLVQRFGELMRKLWNPRNFKAHVSPHEMLQAVVLCSKKTFQITKQGDAVDFLSWFLNALHGALGGTKKKPSIVTKAFQGSMRIFSKKLPHPDLPAEEKEALLQKEEYQEEMFESTFLYLTLDLPTAPLYKDEKEQLIIPQVPLFNILAKFNGNTEKEYKTYKENFLKRFQLTKLPPYLIFCIKRFTKNNFFVEKNPTIVNFPITNVDLREYLTEEAQATEKSTTYDLVANVVHDGKPSEGAYRIHVLHHGTGKWYELQDLQVIDILPQMITLSEAYIQIWKRKETEDKGNSHTGA; from the exons ATGGCGAATTTAAAGCGGGAGCGGGATATCGATGACGACGAAGAAGAAG AGGTGCGAGGGAAAGTGCCACGTTCTCATGACACTGAAGACAAAAGAAGCCGGCACTGTCCGTACCTTGACACGATCAACAG GAGTGTTTtggactttgactttgaaaaaCTGTGCTcaatctctctgtctcacatTAATGTCTACGCCTGTCTCATCTGTGGAAAATATTTCCAAG GTAGAGGCCTGAAGTCCCATGCGTACACCCATAGTGTTCAGTTCACACATCATGTCTTCCTAAATCTTCACACACTCAAGTTCTACTGTCTACCAGACAACTATGAGATCATTGATTCATCCCTTGAGGACATCACG TATGTTCTGAAGCCAACGttcaccaaacagcacatctCCAATTTGGATAAGCAGGGCAAGCTGTACAGGGCTTATGATGGCACAACATACCTGCCTGGTATTGTGGGGCTTAATAACATCAAGGCCAATGACTATGCCAACGTAGTTCTACAG GCCCTGTCCAACGTGCCCCCCTTGCGAAACTACTTTTTGGAGGAGGAGAACTATCATGGAATCCGGCGGCCGCCTGGCGACATCATGTTTCTGCTAGTGCAGCGCTTTGGGGAGCTCATGCGCAAGCTGTGGAACCCACGCAACTTCAAAGCTCACGTTTCTCCGCATGAAATGCTGCAGGCGGTGGTGCTTTGCAGCAAGAAAACTTTCCAGATCACCAAGCAAG GAGATGCTGTGGACTTTCTTTCTTGGTTCCTAAACGCACTGCATGGAGCCTTAGGTGGAACTAAGAAAAAACCTT CTATTGTTACAAAAGCATTCCAGGGATCTATGCGTATCTTCTCAAAGAAGCTTCCTCACCCAGATTTG CCTGCTGAGGAGAAAGAGGCTCTGCTGCAGAAGGAGGAGTATCAGGAAGAGATGTTTGAGTCCACTTTTCTCTACCTCACCCTTGACCTCCCTACTGCACCCCTGTATAAAGATGAGAAAGAACAGCTGATCATTCCCCAAGTCCCTCTCTTCAACATCCTGGCAAAGTTCAATGGCAACACAGAGAAG GAGtacaaaacatacaaagaaAACTTCCTCAAAAGGTTCCAGTTAACCAAACTTCCTCCATACCTCATCTTCTGCATCAAAAGATTCACCAAGAATAACTTCTTTGTTGAAAAGAATCCCACCATCGTCAACTTTCCTATTAC GAATGTTGACCTACGCGAGTATCTCACAGAGGAGGCCCAGGCTACGGAGAAGAGCACAACCTATGACTTAGTGGCCAATGTGGTGCATGATGGCAAACCTTCAGAAGGAGCATACAGAATTCATGTCCTGCACCAT GGTACAGGAAAGTGGTATGAGCTTCAAGACCTGCAGGTGATTGACATCTTGCCACAGATGATTACACTGTCAGAAGCATATATACAG atatGGAAGAGGAAGGAAACTGAAGATAAGGGAAACAGCCACACAGGAGCATGA